A genome region from Flavobacterium sp. CFS9 includes the following:
- the ilvB gene encoding biosynthetic-type acetolactate synthase large subunit — MKISGAEAVIRCLLAEGVDLLYGYPGGAIMPVYDELYKFQDQLHHVLVRHEQGATHAAQGYARATGKVGVAIATSGPGATNLITGIADAQIDSTPMVCITGQVGKHLLGSDAFQETDIIGISTPVTKWNYQVTEASEIPEVIAKAFYIARSGRPGPVLIDITKNAQFDQLDFSYEKCTGIRSYTPVPKLNLEKVAAAAALINSAKKPFIIFGQGIILGQAEEEFKAVVEKSGIPAAWTILGLSAMPTDHPLNVGMLGMHGNYGPNLLTNECDVLIAFGMRFDDRVTGKLSTYAKQAKVIHFEIDPAEIDKNVKTEIAVLGDVKEALTALLPLIDAKSHDLWHNEFKELKKIEYDSVIKEELNPTNNKGISMGETIEMINKHSKGDAIIVSDVGQHQMFACRYAKFNSTKSNITSGGLGTMGFALPAAIGAKMGKPDREVVAIIGDGGFQMNIQELGTIFQTQVPVKIVILNNEFLGMVRQWQELFFDNRYASTKMINPNFVAIAEGYHIKSKKVTQREDLDAAVAEMLASKESYFLEIMVEKENNVFPMIPTGACVSEIRLS; from the coding sequence ATGAAAATATCAGGGGCAGAAGCCGTTATAAGATGTTTGTTAGCAGAAGGAGTAGACTTACTTTACGGTTATCCGGGAGGAGCAATCATGCCGGTTTACGATGAATTATATAAATTCCAGGATCAGTTACACCATGTGTTGGTGCGTCACGAGCAGGGCGCTACACATGCTGCACAGGGATATGCCCGTGCTACAGGAAAAGTAGGAGTGGCCATTGCTACTTCAGGACCGGGAGCAACCAATTTAATTACGGGAATTGCTGATGCTCAAATCGATTCAACCCCAATGGTTTGTATCACAGGTCAGGTAGGGAAGCATTTGTTAGGATCTGATGCATTTCAGGAAACTGATATTATCGGAATTTCAACTCCTGTAACCAAATGGAATTATCAGGTAACCGAAGCTTCGGAAATTCCTGAAGTTATAGCAAAAGCATTTTACATTGCACGCTCCGGACGTCCGGGACCTGTATTGATTGACATCACCAAAAATGCTCAGTTTGACCAGCTTGATTTTAGCTATGAAAAATGTACCGGAATCAGAAGTTATACTCCGGTTCCGAAACTAAACCTGGAAAAAGTAGCAGCAGCTGCCGCTTTAATCAATAGCGCTAAAAAACCTTTTATCATTTTTGGTCAGGGAATTATTCTTGGGCAGGCTGAGGAAGAGTTTAAAGCAGTAGTTGAAAAATCAGGAATCCCTGCCGCATGGACTATTTTAGGACTTTCGGCTATGCCTACAGATCATCCGTTAAATGTAGGAATGTTAGGAATGCACGGAAATTATGGCCCTAATTTATTAACCAACGAATGTGATGTTCTAATCGCATTCGGAATGCGTTTTGACGATCGTGTTACCGGAAAGTTGAGTACTTATGCGAAACAGGCAAAAGTAATTCACTTCGAAATTGATCCGGCCGAAATTGATAAAAACGTAAAGACAGAAATAGCTGTTCTTGGAGATGTAAAAGAAGCCTTAACTGCTTTATTACCATTAATCGATGCAAAATCACATGATTTATGGCATAACGAATTCAAAGAACTAAAGAAAATAGAGTACGATTCCGTTATAAAAGAAGAATTAAATCCAACCAATAATAAAGGAATTTCCATGGGTGAAACCATAGAAATGATAAACAAACACTCAAAAGGGGATGCTATTATCGTTTCAGATGTTGGTCAGCATCAAATGTTTGCCTGCCGTTATGCCAAATTCAATTCTACCAAAAGTAACATTACCTCAGGTGGATTAGGAACAATGGGATTTGCTTTACCTGCAGCCATCGGAGCTAAAATGGGGAAACCGGATCGTGAAGTAGTGGCTATTATTGGTGACGGTGGTTTTCAAATGAACATACAGGAATTGGGAACTATTTTTCAGACTCAGGTACCGGTTAAAATTGTCATCTTAAACAATGAATTTTTAGGAATGGTACGTCAATGGCAGGAACTGTTTTTTGATAACAGATATGCTTCAACTAAAATGATCAATCCAAATTTTGTAGCGATAGCAGAAGGGTATCATATTAAATCTAAAAAAGTAACTCAAAGGGAAGATCTGGATGCAGCTGTTGCCGAAATGCTGGCTTCAAAAGAATCTTACTTCTTAGAAATTATGGTGGAAAAAGAAAACAACGTATTCCCAATGATTCCAACGGGAGCCTGTGTTTCTGAAATTAGATTAAGCTAA
- the acs gene encoding acetate--CoA ligase, with translation MSYYKIENLEQYFKHYNKSIREPRKFWGKIAEENFTWYQQWEKVVDFNMADAEVKWFTEAKVNITKNCIDRHLSKRGEKTAIIFEPNDPSESALHITYNELYERVSKMANVLREQGVRKGDRICIYLPMIPELAVAVLACARIGAIHSVVFAGFSASAVSARIIDSECKMVITSDGGYRGNKNIDLKGIVDEALETCPSVTKVLVVKRTHNEIKMKEGRDEWLQPLLDKALDNSVAEIMDAEDPLFILYTSGSTGKPKGMVHTTAGYMVYTAYTFKNVFNHEENDIFWCTADIGWITGHSYILYGPLLNGGTTVIFEGVPSYPDFSRFWDIIEKHKITQFYTAPTAIRSLAKESLDYIQKYPLKSLKVIGSVGEPINEEAWHWFNDHVGDKRCPVVDTWWQTETGGIMISPIAFVTPTKPTYATLPLPGIQPVLMDEKRNEIEGNQVVGSLCIKFPWPGIARTIWGDHQRYKDTYFSAFPGKYFTGDGALRDEVGYYRITGRVDDVVIVSGHNLGTAPIEDAINEHPAVAESAIVGFPHDIKGNALYGFVILKETGEVRDRSNLSREINQYISDHIGPIAKLDKIQFVSGLPKTRSGKIMRRILRKIAEGDFSNFGDTSTLLNPEIVEEITKGKI, from the coding sequence ATGAGTTATTATAAAATTGAAAATTTAGAACAGTATTTTAAACATTACAATAAGTCAATAAGAGAACCTAGAAAGTTTTGGGGAAAAATAGCTGAGGAAAATTTTACCTGGTACCAGCAATGGGAAAAAGTAGTTGATTTTAATATGGCTGATGCGGAAGTAAAATGGTTTACCGAAGCGAAAGTTAACATTACCAAAAATTGCATCGACAGACATTTAAGCAAAAGAGGAGAAAAAACGGCTATCATCTTCGAACCGAATGATCCTTCAGAAAGCGCTTTACATATAACCTATAACGAATTATACGAAAGAGTTTCAAAAATGGCGAATGTTTTGCGTGAGCAAGGCGTACGTAAAGGAGACCGAATTTGTATTTATTTACCAATGATTCCGGAATTGGCAGTTGCTGTATTGGCCTGTGCCAGAATCGGAGCTATTCATTCTGTTGTTTTTGCAGGATTTTCAGCTTCAGCTGTTTCTGCCAGAATAATTGATTCCGAATGTAAAATGGTTATTACTTCTGATGGAGGATACAGAGGTAATAAGAACATTGATCTTAAAGGCATTGTTGATGAGGCACTAGAAACTTGTCCGTCTGTTACTAAAGTTTTAGTGGTAAAAAGAACCCATAACGAAATCAAAATGAAAGAGGGCCGTGACGAATGGTTACAGCCTCTATTAGATAAAGCCTTAGACAATAGTGTTGCGGAAATAATGGATGCTGAAGATCCATTATTCATTCTGTACACATCAGGCTCAACAGGTAAACCAAAAGGAATGGTACATACCACAGCCGGATACATGGTTTATACTGCTTATACCTTTAAGAATGTTTTCAACCACGAAGAAAATGATATTTTCTGGTGTACTGCTGATATCGGTTGGATTACTGGTCACTCTTATATTTTATACGGACCTTTATTAAATGGAGGAACAACCGTAATTTTTGAAGGAGTTCCTTCTTATCCTGACTTTAGCCGTTTCTGGGATATTATTGAAAAACATAAAATTACACAATTCTACACTGCACCAACAGCGATTCGTTCGCTTGCAAAAGAAAGTTTAGATTATATCCAAAAATATCCTCTAAAATCACTTAAAGTAATTGGATCAGTTGGAGAACCAATCAACGAAGAAGCCTGGCACTGGTTCAACGACCACGTTGGAGACAAAAGATGTCCGGTTGTAGATACCTGGTGGCAGACGGAAACCGGTGGAATCATGATTTCGCCAATTGCCTTTGTAACCCCAACAAAACCAACTTATGCGACTTTACCATTACCAGGAATACAGCCTGTTTTGATGGATGAGAAACGTAATGAAATTGAAGGAAATCAGGTTGTTGGAAGTTTATGTATTAAATTTCCATGGCCGGGAATCGCCAGAACAATCTGGGGAGATCACCAACGTTACAAAGACACTTACTTCTCTGCTTTCCCTGGAAAATATTTTACAGGAGACGGTGCCTTAAGAGACGAAGTAGGGTACTACAGAATTACTGGTAGAGTAGATGATGTTGTAATCGTATCCGGTCATAATTTAGGAACAGCTCCTATTGAAGATGCAATTAACGAACATCCTGCTGTAGCTGAATCTGCTATCGTTGGATTCCCACATGATATTAAAGGAAATGCCTTATATGGTTTTGTAATCTTAAAAGAAACCGGAGAAGTTAGAGACCGATCTAATCTTAGCCGTGAGATCAATCAATATATTTCTGATCACATCGGACCAATTGCAAAATTGGATAAAATTCAGTTTGTTTCAGGATTGCCTAAAACACGTTCAGGAAAAATTATGCGTAGAATTCTACGTAAAATAGCAGAAGGAGATTTTTCTAACTTTGGAGATACTTCAACTTTGCTAAACCCTGAAATTGTTGAAGAAATTACAAAAGGTAAAATTTAG
- the ilvN gene encoding acetolactate synthase small subunit: protein MENRTFTISVYSENNVGLLNRISGIFLKRHINILSLNVSESEIENVSRFIIVVETTEKWVQNIVGQIEKQIEVIKAFYHTDEETIYLENALFKIASSLLFDEKQIQNIIKDSQSTIVTVSRDFFVISKSGRRSEIEELYAKFKPYGIMQFVRSGRISVSKQKMEISTMLETFK from the coding sequence ATGGAAAACAGAACATTTACCATATCGGTATACTCAGAAAATAATGTGGGATTGTTAAACAGGATATCAGGGATATTCTTAAAACGTCACATTAATATATTAAGCCTAAACGTTTCTGAATCAGAAATAGAGAATGTTTCCAGATTCATTATTGTTGTGGAAACAACAGAGAAATGGGTACAAAATATTGTGGGACAAATCGAAAAACAAATTGAAGTTATAAAAGCATTTTATCATACAGATGAAGAAACCATTTATCTTGAAAACGCTTTATTTAAAATTGCTTCAAGTTTGCTGTTCGATGAAAAGCAAATTCAGAATATCATCAAGGACAGTCAATCTACTATTGTCACGGTTTCCCGCGATTTCTTTGTGATTTCTAAATCGGGGAGACGTTCTGAAATCGAAGAATTGTACGCTAAATTCAAACCTTATGGTATCATGCAGTTTGTTCGCTCAGGAAGAATATCGGTTTCAAAGCAAAAAATGGAAATTTCAACGATGTTAGAAACATTCAAATAG
- a CDS encoding SDR family oxidoreductase: protein MARNNLKGKVVLIAGGAKNLGGLLSRNFSAKGAKVVIHYNSESTKADAEKTLAAIENAGGEAFLFQADLTEVKNIAKLFDAAIAKFGGVDIAINTVGKVLKKPFAETTEEEYDSMSDINSKVAYFFIQEAGKKLNNNGKINTIVTSLLAAFTGYYSTYAGAKAPVEHFTRAASKEFGSRGISVTAVAPGPMDTPFFYGQESADAVAYHKQASDLGGLTDIKDIAPLVEFLVTDGWWVTGQTIFANGGYTTR, encoded by the coding sequence ATGGCAAGAAACAATTTGAAAGGGAAAGTGGTTCTAATTGCAGGTGGTGCAAAAAACTTAGGAGGTTTGTTAAGTCGTAATTTTTCAGCTAAAGGCGCAAAAGTTGTCATTCATTACAACAGCGAAAGCACAAAGGCAGATGCGGAAAAGACTTTGGCCGCTATTGAAAATGCCGGAGGAGAAGCATTTTTGTTTCAGGCCGATCTCACTGAGGTAAAGAATATTGCAAAGTTGTTCGATGCTGCAATTGCTAAATTCGGTGGTGTTGATATAGCTATTAATACCGTTGGTAAAGTTTTGAAAAAACCTTTTGCTGAAACAACTGAGGAAGAATACGACAGTATGAGCGATATTAATTCTAAAGTGGCATACTTTTTTATTCAGGAAGCAGGTAAGAAATTGAACAACAATGGTAAAATTAACACAATTGTTACTTCACTACTGGCAGCATTTACAGGATATTATTCTACTTATGCAGGAGCAAAAGCTCCGGTAGAACATTTTACAAGAGCGGCTTCAAAAGAATTTGGCTCACGAGGTATTTCTGTTACAGCTGTTGCTCCAGGACCTATGGATACACCATTTTTCTACGGCCAGGAAAGTGCTGATGCCGTCGCTTATCACAAGCAGGCCTCGGATCTGGGAGGACTTACGGACATCAAAGACATTGCTCCTTTGGTGGAGTTTTTGGTAACCGATGGCTGGTGGGTAACCGGGCAAACTATTTTTGCAAATGGGGGTTATACTACGAGATAA
- a CDS encoding DUF294 nucleotidyltransferase-like domain-containing protein, whose amino-acid sequence MNTIAEHIADFLKEYPPFDNLTFQELSDIATNIRVINLEKHAVLFQNNDLLHDSFYVVASGVVNLTTIADAEETIINKCHEGDIFGLRPFFAKNNYMMTAKAREESIIYAIPIAVFRPFVANNSDVLNFLLESFAVNSRHAKDNVNSNGKLISDTAFYVDQQSEMQYIQSLAYNNSPLTTESNQIIKDVAILMTESMVDNVVICEKNNPIGIVTNADLSSKIATGRYPITETIDKIMSSPVVTVIENVSLAEAQLLMLKHNVTHLCVTKDGTSKSAVKGIISEHDLIVAQASNPGVLIKEVKRSQLPKDLKQIRDRLSDLIQNSIQKNIPISHVSNIASEINLAIIKRAVELSILDLGSPPARFAWLSIGSQGRKEQLLLTDQDSILIFEDVAPDKYREVKDYFLRLAKRTTSILEKVGYELCPNGHMGSNMLWCKSLTDWTKQYNSWMNTPGENSNDLSSIFFDYEIVFGEPKIEEVIENVIFKNAVNNTLFFDFLGNDALKRNSPLSFFKKFIVEEEGPHKTKFDIKTRALMPLIDSARLLILNANIKGIKNTYLRFKQLAITDSKNAEIYLSCAEAFLTLSKFRTVEGLKNDDSGQYINLREMSKTDKEKLKNALTPMKDLEELIKSKFQLTQFS is encoded by the coding sequence ATGAATACAATTGCTGAGCATATTGCAGATTTTTTAAAAGAATACCCGCCATTTGATAATTTAACTTTTCAGGAATTATCGGATATCGCAACGAATATTCGTGTTATTAATTTAGAAAAACATGCCGTATTATTTCAAAACAATGACCTGCTTCATGACAGCTTTTATGTTGTGGCTTCAGGTGTTGTGAATCTGACCACAATTGCAGATGCTGAGGAAACCATTATTAATAAATGTCATGAAGGTGATATTTTTGGATTACGCCCGTTTTTTGCCAAGAATAACTATATGATGACGGCTAAAGCTCGTGAAGAAAGTATTATTTATGCTATTCCAATCGCAGTTTTCAGACCATTTGTTGCCAATAATTCAGACGTTTTGAATTTTCTATTGGAGAGTTTTGCAGTAAACTCAAGACATGCAAAGGACAATGTAAACTCTAACGGGAAATTGATTTCTGACACTGCTTTTTATGTAGATCAGCAGTCAGAAATGCAGTACATTCAATCTTTGGCCTATAATAATTCGCCTTTAACAACTGAATCCAACCAGATTATCAAAGATGTTGCTATTTTAATGACTGAATCTATGGTTGATAATGTTGTGATCTGTGAAAAAAACAATCCAATTGGTATTGTAACCAATGCCGATTTATCTTCAAAAATTGCTACGGGCCGCTATCCTATCACTGAAACGATTGATAAGATTATGTCTTCGCCAGTAGTTACGGTTATTGAAAATGTTTCTTTGGCCGAAGCACAATTACTCATGTTGAAACACAACGTTACTCATTTATGTGTTACCAAAGACGGTACAAGTAAATCTGCTGTAAAAGGAATTATTTCTGAGCATGATTTAATTGTGGCTCAGGCTAGTAACCCTGGTGTTTTGATTAAAGAAGTTAAGCGTTCTCAGTTACCAAAAGATCTAAAACAAATACGCGATCGTTTGTCTGATTTAATTCAGAATTCGATTCAGAAAAATATTCCAATTTCGCACGTTAGTAATATTGCAAGCGAAATTAATTTAGCTATCATTAAGCGTGCTGTAGAGCTGTCTATTTTGGATTTGGGCTCCCCTCCTGCTCGTTTTGCATGGTTAAGCATTGGTAGTCAGGGGCGTAAGGAGCAGCTTCTCCTTACGGACCAGGATAGTATCCTGATTTTTGAGGACGTAGCACCGGACAAGTACAGAGAGGTAAAAGATTACTTTTTAAGGCTGGCCAAAAGAACCACTTCGATCTTAGAAAAAGTAGGTTATGAACTTTGTCCAAACGGGCATATGGGAAGTAATATGCTTTGGTGTAAATCATTGACTGACTGGACGAAACAATACAACAGCTGGATGAATACTCCAGGTGAAAACAGTAATGATTTGAGCAGTATTTTCTTTGATTATGAGATTGTTTTTGGAGAACCAAAAATTGAAGAAGTGATCGAGAACGTGATCTTTAAAAATGCGGTAAACAATACGTTGTTTTTTGATTTTTTAGGGAATGATGCCCTAAAACGCAATTCTCCATTAAGCTTTTTCAAAAAGTTTATTGTTGAAGAAGAAGGACCACACAAAACAAAATTTGACATTAAAACCCGTGCGTTAATGCCTTTAATTGATTCGGCTCGTTTGCTGATTTTAAATGCTAACATCAAGGGAATTAAAAATACTTATTTGAGATTTAAACAATTAGCGATTACAGATTCTAAAAATGCGGAGATCTATTTAAGCTGTGCTGAAGCTTTTCTGACTTTGTCTAAATTTAGAACTGTTGAAGGTTTGAAAAATGACGACTCCGGACAATATATTAATTTGAGGGAAATGTCGAAAACAGACAAAGAAAAGTTAAAAAATGCCTTAACCCCAATGAAAGACCTTGAGGAATTAATTAAGAGTAAATTTCAACTTACACAATTCTCATAA
- a CDS encoding helix-turn-helix domain-containing protein, with product MSEMNQNILKRSKEITEKYFLFLDKHIADVLLGNGTDFMEINQIASELFVSHKHLTDTVQKETGNHPCYFYDLKIIEEAKKMLAHTNKSVSEIARILTYDPSNFSKFFKKFVGQTPGQFRAENQK from the coding sequence ATGAGTGAAATGAATCAAAATATATTAAAAAGAAGTAAGGAAATCACGGAAAAGTATTTCCTTTTTTTGGATAAACATATTGCAGACGTCCTTTTAGGAAATGGCACTGACTTTATGGAAATCAACCAGATAGCAAGTGAATTATTTGTTTCTCATAAACATTTGACTGATACGGTTCAAAAAGAAACCGGAAACCACCCTTGTTATTTTTACGATTTAAAAATTATCGAAGAAGCAAAAAAAATGCTTGCCCACACTAATAAATCTGTTTCTGAAATTGCCAGAATACTAACCTACGATCCATCAAATTTTTCTAAATTCTTCAAAAAGTTTGTTGGACAGACACCGGGACAGTTCAGAGCGGAAAATCAAAAATAA
- the ilvC gene encoding ketol-acid reductoisomerase, with amino-acid sequence MANYFNTLPLRLQLEQLGVCEFMEQSEFADGISALAGKKVVIVGCGAQGLNQGLNMRDSGLDISYALRADAIAEKRASYKNATENGFKVGTYEELIPTADLVCNLTPDKQHTAVVTAIMPLMKNGATLSYSHGFNIVEEGMQIRKDITVIMCAPKCPGSEVREEYKRGFGVPTLIAVHPENDPNGFGLDQAKAYAVATGGHKAGVLKSSFVAEVKSDLMGEQTILCGLLQTGSILCFDKMVEKGIDKAYASKLIQYGWETITEALKHGGITNMMDRLSNPAKIEAYEIAEELKDIMRPLFQKHQDDIISGEFSRTMMIDWANDDVNLLKWRAATGETNFEKTAPQEAPISEQEYFDNGVLMIAMVKAGVELAFETMTEAGIIEESAYYESLHELPLIANTIARKKLFEMNRVISDTAEYGCYLFDHACKPLLTEFMKTVETNVIGKPFSTSNGVDNATLIAVNREVRQHPIEEVGAWLRESMTAMKKIG; translated from the coding sequence ATGGCAAATTATTTCAACACATTACCACTTAGATTACAATTAGAACAATTAGGAGTTTGCGAATTTATGGAACAATCAGAATTTGCAGATGGGATTTCAGCATTAGCAGGAAAAAAGGTTGTCATTGTAGGCTGTGGAGCACAAGGTCTGAATCAGGGTTTGAACATGAGAGATTCCGGTTTAGACATTTCATACGCGTTGCGTGCAGATGCAATTGCAGAGAAAAGAGCATCTTATAAAAATGCCACTGAAAACGGATTTAAAGTAGGTACTTATGAAGAATTAATCCCAACTGCCGACTTAGTTTGCAACTTAACTCCTGATAAACAACATACTGCTGTAGTTACTGCCATCATGCCTTTAATGAAAAACGGAGCAACATTATCCTATTCTCACGGATTTAATATTGTGGAAGAGGGTATGCAAATTCGTAAAGACATCACTGTAATTATGTGTGCACCAAAATGTCCGGGCTCTGAGGTTCGTGAAGAATACAAAAGAGGATTCGGTGTTCCGACGCTTATCGCTGTTCACCCGGAAAATGATCCAAACGGTTTTGGTTTAGATCAGGCAAAAGCTTATGCTGTAGCCACCGGAGGACATAAAGCAGGAGTTCTAAAATCGTCATTCGTAGCCGAAGTAAAATCAGATTTAATGGGAGAACAAACCATTCTTTGCGGATTATTACAAACCGGTTCTATTTTATGTTTCGATAAAATGGTGGAGAAAGGAATCGACAAAGCCTACGCTTCAAAATTGATTCAGTACGGATGGGAAACTATCACTGAAGCTTTGAAACATGGAGGTATCACCAATATGATGGACCGTCTTTCAAATCCTGCAAAAATTGAGGCTTATGAAATTGCTGAAGAATTAAAAGACATCATGAGACCGTTATTCCAAAAACATCAGGATGACATTATCTCAGGAGAATTCTCCAGAACGATGATGATCGACTGGGCAAATGATGATGTAAACTTACTAAAATGGAGAGCTGCAACAGGCGAAACTAATTTTGAAAAAACAGCTCCGCAAGAAGCTCCAATTTCAGAGCAAGAATATTTTGATAACGGAGTATTGATGATTGCAATGGTAAAAGCGGGTGTAGAATTGGCTTTTGAAACCATGACAGAGGCAGGAATTATCGAAGAATCAGCTTATTATGAATCATTACATGAATTACCTTTGATTGCAAACACGATTGCAAGAAAAAAATTATTTGAAATGAACCGTGTGATCTCGGATACTGCTGAATATGGCTGTTATTTATTTGACCATGCCTGCAAGCCGTTGTTAACAGAATTTATGAAAACAGTTGAAACAAATGTAATAGGTAAGCCATTCTCTACTTCAAATGGAGTTGACAATGCTACTTTAATTGCTGTAAACAGAGAAGTTCGTCAACACCCTATTGAAGAAGTAGGAGCATGGTTGAGAGAATCAATGACAGCAATGAAAAAAATTGGATAA
- a CDS encoding PolC-type DNA polymerase III, with the protein MLDWIKNINKEYPDFWKEYLTKFEVKPNRFVVLSTETSGLNPNKDVILSLGAFSVTDDSIVIKDNFEAVLLQYKFLQDNGLSNEFIIESKMMKMPEPDAIEAFINFIGNSVLVGHHINFDIEMLNAALERLDCGRLKNEALDIDMMYRKLMDINDKQFSLDDLSEIFKIPKSDRNSSAEDAYKIGLLFLKLKSRLGIK; encoded by the coding sequence ATGCTAGACTGGATTAAAAATATCAATAAAGAGTATCCTGATTTTTGGAAGGAATACTTAACGAAATTTGAAGTTAAACCTAACAGATTTGTGGTGTTGTCCACTGAAACTTCAGGTTTGAATCCGAATAAAGATGTTATTTTGTCTTTAGGTGCATTCTCGGTTACGGATGATAGTATTGTGATTAAAGACAATTTTGAAGCTGTTTTGCTGCAGTACAAATTTTTGCAGGATAACGGACTCTCTAATGAGTTCATCATCGAAAGCAAAATGATGAAGATGCCGGAACCTGATGCTATAGAAGCTTTTATTAATTTTATAGGAAACTCAGTTTTGGTTGGGCATCATATTAACTTCGATATAGAAATGCTGAATGCCGCATTGGAACGTTTGGATTGTGGAAGATTGAAAAATGAAGCGCTGGATATCGATATGATGTACCGAAAATTAATGGACATTAATGACAAACAATTTTCTCTGGACGATTTAAGTGAAATTTTTAAAATTCCGAAAAGTGATAGAAATTCATCTGCGGAAGATGCTTATAAAATTGGATTATTGTTTCTAAAACTGAAATCGAGATTAGGAATTAAATAG